In Tissierellales bacterium, a single window of DNA contains:
- a CDS encoding prepilin-type N-terminal cleavage/methylation domain-containing protein has protein sequence MSLKNRKGVTLIEIIISIALLAIVVAGVFPLFSTTMKVNKENKRRQEIHENIIKEIESYRSKNYKEIINDGAFDYKRLSDDESYEIVTKIEFEKDDLIGDGNYGYLQMQIIARDVSSGETLDRAETYISNNGDDTTIFVRIKNEWQEPNKSMDWIVGQRVTLENILNHTTEVKETDALGKILYLDPPMGRYKIDLNQGKYKISASSPDKIGDEFSVKKGCTTYVEYWMYEPIRMSFNIGPKLALELCDKDDSILFESRVTNKYYNDYSRIDGISEIRPLGTGNSNCYKLKIEKGILGDDVNGLWDELIEENPNNGYNWGKENRIKFGNWRYGSWYKYSWHTRSWQPTGQKFGDHGQLLMFEQNGKRPKSGLWTKDNSETGHRRHKWFYSIEIPGEWTTIDDGTTDAIYYKDPKKNEYKKLTNGEFRLTKNEDGDFVFLLNKEKNITFHVGSNDLDTTPINPEDKIEIQILK, from the coding sequence ATGTCATTGAAGAATAGAAAAGGTGTCACACTAATAGAGATAATAATAAGCATAGCGCTATTAGCTATTGTTGTAGCTGGAGTATTTCCATTGTTTTCTACGACAATGAAAGTAAATAAAGAAAACAAAAGAAGACAGGAAATACACGAAAATATAATAAAAGAAATAGAATCATATAGATCGAAAAACTACAAAGAAATTATAAATGACGGCGCATTTGATTATAAGAGATTGTCAGATGATGAAAGCTATGAAATAGTAACCAAAATAGAATTCGAAAAAGATGACTTGATAGGAGATGGAAACTACGGATATCTTCAGATGCAAATAATTGCAAGAGATGTAAGCAGTGGTGAAACTCTAGACCGAGCTGAGACATATATCAGCAACAATGGAGATGACACCACTATATTTGTCAGAATAAAAAACGAATGGCAAGAGCCAAACAAGTCAATGGACTGGATAGTAGGTCAGAGAGTTACACTTGAAAATATATTGAATCACACTACAGAAGTCAAAGAAACCGATGCTCTAGGAAAGATATTGTATCTAGACCCTCCTATGGGGAGATATAAAATAGATTTGAACCAAGGAAAATACAAGATTTCAGCTTCAAGCCCTGATAAAATAGGCGATGAATTTAGTGTTAAAAAAGGATGTACGACCTATGTAGAGTATTGGATGTATGAGCCGATAAGAATGAGTTTTAATATAGGTCCCAAATTAGCACTAGAACTCTGCGATAAAGATGATTCAATCTTGTTTGAAAGTCGTGTGACAAATAAATATTACAACGACTATTCTAGAATCGATGGAATTTCTGAGATTAGGCCGCTTGGAACAGGCAATAGCAATTGCTACAAATTAAAAATAGAAAAAGGGATACTAGGTGATGACGTAAATGGATTATGGGATGAACTCATAGAGGAAAATCCTAATAATGGCTATAATTGGGGCAAAGAAAATAGAATCAAATTTGGAAATTGGAGATATGGTTCTTGGTACAAATACTCATGGCATACGAGATCTTGGCAACCGACAGGTCAAAAATTTGGAGATCACGGTCAATTGCTAATGTTTGAGCAAAACGGAAAAAGACCAAAGTCTGGTCTCTGGACAAAAGACAACTCTGAGACAGGTCACAGAAGACACAAATGGTTTTATAGTATAGAAATACCAGGAGAGTGGACGACTATAGATGATGGAACAACAGATGCGATTTACTATAAAGATCCAAAAAAGAACGAGTACAAGAAACTGACAAATGGCGAATTTAGATTGACAAAAAATGAAGATGGTGACTTTGTATTCTTGCTAAATAAAGAGAAGAACATAACATTTCATGTCGGAAGCAATGATTTAGATACAACCCCAATAAATCCAGAGGATAAGATAGAGATTCAAATTTTAAAATAA
- a CDS encoding prepilin-type N-terminal cleavage/methylation domain-containing protein gives MIAIETTKSNKNKTGLTLIELVLALAIGSLVMVVGYALLFTGEKQFDVGQKKVIIDSELNQIAFALAEELKNSTIISNAYGENYIKLSSNNLEIWRVDSSTKLNESIEIKSASIDLDSTAAGEIINYTIVGEYKGAESKLSSSVLLNNIEDSRLEGDGNFELDSEILYYSKNYDVPKTYFMSGAKTEETKAFKAGILGAQVAMYYDGYHNFAYKSGGSHATFSSFERDIVDFFQEGTNSAAHKAELEAYITDPDSIDYINFSKGYVYFVSTYDSYEYHKMGERDADDGSAYEPPYDNSDLQDS, from the coding sequence GTGATTGCAATCGAGACAACAAAATCAAATAAGAATAAAACGGGACTTACTCTTATAGAGCTCGTACTCGCATTGGCAATTGGCTCTTTAGTGATGGTAGTAGGATATGCCCTTTTGTTTACAGGCGAAAAACAATTTGATGTAGGACAAAAAAAGGTCATAATAGATTCAGAACTAAATCAGATAGCATTTGCACTTGCAGAAGAATTAAAAAATTCCACCATAATATCAAACGCTTACGGGGAAAACTATATAAAGCTAAGCTCAAACAACCTAGAAATTTGGAGAGTAGATAGCAGTACGAAACTAAACGAAAGTATAGAGATAAAATCAGCTAGCATAGACCTAGACAGTACGGCGGCAGGGGAAATTATAAACTACACCATAGTAGGAGAATATAAAGGCGCAGAGTCTAAACTCAGCTCATCGGTATTACTAAACAACATAGAAGACTCAAGACTTGAAGGCGATGGAAACTTCGAATTAGATAGTGAGATACTGTATTATTCAAAAAACTACGATGTGCCGAAGACATATTTCATGTCAGGAGCCAAAACAGAAGAGACAAAAGCATTTAAAGCAGGGATACTAGGAGCTCAAGTAGCAATGTACTATGATGGTTATCACAACTTTGCATACAAAAGTGGTGGTTCTCATGCCACATTTTCATCATTTGAAAGAGACATAGTGGACTTTTTTCAAGAAGGAACGAATAGCGCAGCCCACAAAGCAGAGCTAGAAGCCTATATAACCGACCCTGACAGCATAGACTATATAAACTTTTCGAAAGGATACGTTTACTTCGTAAGTACCTATGACAGCTACGAATATCACAAAATGGGCGAAAGAGACGCTGATGATGGCAGTGCTTATGAGCCACCTTATGATAACTCTGATTTGCAAGATAGTTGA
- a CDS encoding prepilin-type N-terminal cleavage/methylation domain-containing protein, which yields MNEINKKRKRGFTLIEVILALALLGLLTVSVLPWFGESFKKLNQASELVKADYTSQQIISNVRINPNYDVPDDSGLELTKSITHYVVDGTTIYYEGEDGYQDAVDKGLIPEEGMKVDVSRKSDGSLFMSTFIRSKALSVPVRVIDTTSNFIGDGVQGVKVGLYKRDRSSGLRHELVATQTTNESGNAFFILPLDYGKEEYVVMFPTDQYKAYYRYSSYLGSDGSRGAYQIRHRNDTQTGEFSQIVSNVSNNLWGNSANMKVYNRDSTGGSIICETITTNSNETYLFDSDTLLGETGDERNNFDDGNAGFRGLVEVENGRVNKIEYVVRQPVNVRLSSNNNRITTIWVTNYNHYGDTISGTASIPFLWPRLEAYNEYKYWAKINSDQITTMRFVFSNGSYTFSRDANIGTISVDGKTWTTNSTTWQIID from the coding sequence ATGAATGAGATAAATAAAAAGAGAAAGAGGGGATTTACACTTATAGAAGTAATACTAGCACTTGCACTATTAGGACTTCTTACAGTGAGTGTACTCCCGTGGTTTGGAGAATCATTTAAAAAACTCAATCAAGCATCCGAACTAGTAAAAGCAGACTATACTTCTCAGCAAATAATATCAAACGTGAGGATAAATCCAAACTACGACGTTCCAGACGATTCAGGTCTAGAACTGACAAAAAGCATAACTCACTACGTGGTTGATGGCACTACAATATACTACGAGGGAGAAGATGGGTATCAAGACGCAGTTGATAAAGGGCTGATTCCAGAAGAGGGAATGAAAGTAGATGTGAGTAGAAAAAGTGACGGAAGCCTTTTTATGAGCACATTTATACGATCAAAAGCACTCAGTGTTCCTGTGAGAGTGATAGATACTACAAGCAACTTCATAGGAGATGGAGTACAAGGCGTAAAGGTAGGACTTTACAAAAGAGATAGAAGCTCTGGGCTCAGACATGAACTTGTTGCCACACAAACAACAAATGAAAGCGGAAATGCATTTTTTATATTGCCACTAGATTACGGCAAAGAAGAATACGTAGTCATGTTTCCAACAGATCAGTACAAAGCGTATTACAGATATAGTTCATACCTTGGCAGTGATGGAAGCAGAGGTGCCTACCAGATAAGACATAGAAATGACACTCAGACAGGAGAATTTTCTCAAATAGTCAGCAATGTGAGCAACAATTTGTGGGGAAATTCAGCAAATATGAAAGTATACAATAGAGACTCCACAGGCGGAAGTATAATTTGTGAAACAATAACGACAAATTCTAACGAAACATATCTTTTTGACTCGGATACACTACTTGGTGAGACAGGGGATGAGCGAAATAATTTTGACGATGGAAATGCCGGATTTAGAGGATTGGTAGAAGTAGAAAATGGTAGAGTAAACAAAATAGAGTACGTGGTTAGACAACCGGTAAACGTCAGACTTTCATCAAACAACAATAGAATTACAACCATATGGGTAACAAACTACAACCACTATGGAGACACCATAAGTGGGACAGCTAGCATACCGTTTTTGTGGCCTAGACTAGAAGCATATAACGAATACAAATACTGGGCAAAAATAAACTCAGACCAGATAACCACAATGAGATTCGTATTTAGCAATGGCAGTTATACATTCTCAAGAGATGCAAACATAGGAACTATAAGCGTAGATGGCAAGACATGGACTACAAATAGCACCACATGGCAAATAATAGATTAA